One window of Nakaseomyces glabratus chromosome A, complete sequence genomic DNA carries:
- the TIM18 gene encoding Tim18p (CAGL0A03784g~Ortholog(s) have protein channel activity and role in apoptotic process, cellular response to oxidative stress, protein import into mitochondrial inner membrane, response to arsenic-containing substance, response to osmotic stress), whose protein sequence is MMRLGLMGPRNANVYLRRCISHVRFNSVVSSAKDAPRTTETHDKELSAEMKGPQMYKCEQPTQPEDSFQNDYHKYINYTLLPLTVGTFGSVIYTGEVHPMLDFTISSLFLFSTHYHFTSLILDYIPKEKFKRLHKLAIYLLYSATGFGLFGIYELETSNNGVVDLVRKLWSEDDSQIFFRK, encoded by the coding sequence ATGATGAGATTAGGTTTGATGGGGCCACGCAATGCCAACGTTTACCTACGGCGTTGTATTTCGCATGTGAGGTTTAATTCTGTTGTTTCGTCTGCCAAAGATGCGCCTCGCACTACAGAGACCCATGATAAGGAATTGAGCGCAGAGATGAAAGGTCCACAAATGTATAAGTGTGAACAACCCACACAACCTGAAGACTCGTTCCAAAATGATTATCATAAATACATCAACTACACTTTGCTACCGCTTACTGTGGGAACATTTGGATCTGTGATTTACACTGGTGAAGTGCACCCAATGCTAGACTTTACTATTAGTTCACTATTCCTATTCTCCACTCACTACCATTTCACAAGCCTAATCCTTGATTATATACCGAAGGAAAAGTTCAAGAGACTTCACAAATTGGCCATATATTTGTTGTATAGTGCCACTGGGTTCGGTCTATTTGGTATATATGAATTAGAGACCAGCAATAACGGTGTGGTAGATCTAGTCAGAAAGCTATGGTCTGAGGACGATTCACagatttttttcagaaaataG